The following nucleotide sequence is from Tautonia rosea.
GGTAGCGGATCGGGCCTTCGGGTAATTCCATGAGAAATTGCGAGGGGATCGCAACCGATCGTTGGCCCCGAAATTCTCGGACTCGGCAATGACTCAGCCGGAGTTCGTGTTGAGCGCGGGTAATGCCCACGAAGAAAAGTCGGCGTTCCTCCTCCAGCTCTGCGTCGTTGTCGGAAGCCCTGGAATGGGGGAGGAGACCCTGTTCCATGCCGACAATGAAGACGACCGGGAACTCCAATCCTTTGGAGGCATGAAGGGTCATCAGAGTGACCGCTCCTCCTTCATCTTTCCAGCGATCGACGGCAGAGCTGAGGGTGACATCGGCCAGGAAGTCGAGGACGGTGGACTCGGGATGCTCCAGGTCAAACTGGCGAGCGGCTGAAACGAGCTCATCGAGGTTGGCGACGCGGTCCTCACCGTCTCCCTTGGGTTGATTGGCCCAGTAGTCCCGGTATCCGCTGAGGTTCATGAGCTTTCGTGTGAGCTCCTCTGCCGAGGAGTGATCGCTGAGGGCGGCGAGCTCATCCATCAGGAGGACGAAATCGCGAAGCCCGGATCGGGCCTTGGGGGTCAGGCCTGCGATCGAAGCGGCTTCTCGGACTGCAGCACTGAGGGGAATGCCGTGTTCTCGCGCATGGCCCTGAAGCCGGTCGAGACTGACCTTTCCGAGTCCCCGAGGTGGAGCATTGATCGCTCGGAGAAACGCGACGTCATCCTTGGGATTGTTGAGAAGGCTCAGATAGGCCAGCACGTCCTTCACTTCGAGACGTTCGTAGAACGAGACACCACCAACCACCTGATACGGGATCGCGAGGGATCGGAAGGCGGATTCGAGGCCTCGGGTCAGGGCAGTGACTCGAACAAAGACCGCGATTTCCCCAAACGAATAGCCCCCATTTCTCGCGAGGTCGGCGACGGTGGACGCAACGGCCTGGGCTTCTTCCGTCTCGTTGGCGAAGGTGGTGAGCTCGACCGGATCGCCATCGGGGTTTTCCGTCGTCAGGACCTTGGCTTTGCGACGACGGTTGTGATGGATCACATGATCGGCGACTCGAAGGATGTTTTTGGTGCTACGATAATTGTGTTCGAGTCGAATGACCTTGCAGCCGCGATAATCGTGTTCGAATTCGAGAATATTGTTGAGGTTCGCGCCTCGCCATCCGTAAATCGACTGGTCGGGGTCGCCAGTCACACAAAGGTTCGGCGTATCGACCGAAAGGGCCCGAACAATGGCATACTGGGCGAGGTTGGTGTCCTGGTATTCATCAACGAGAATGTATCGGTAACGGTCGTCGAGACGTGCACGAAGGTCCTGATCCTGGCGGAGCAACGAGACCACGTGCGTGAGAAGGTCGTCGAAATCCACGGCGGACGATTCGAGGAGACGCTTCTGATAGCCCTTGAAAACTCGACCCACGACAGCGGAGACGTGGTCGGAGCCATCTCCCCGGCGTGCCAGATAGGTCTCGGGATCAAGCATGTCGTTCTTGGCTCGGCTGATGGCGGCCTCGACCTTTTCCGGGGCAACGCCGGCGTCGAGGAGGTCGAGTTGCTCCATGACCGATTTGAGGACGCGGAGCCGGTCGGGCTGGTCGTAGATGGTGAAACCCCGATCGAGGCCAATCTTCGGCCCGAATTCGCGCAGAAGGTGCGCACAGAGCGCGTGAAAGGTTCCAACCCAGACGCCGTGATTGGGCGCCAGGGCGGTAATCCGTTCCCGCATCTCGGTGGCAGCCTTGTTGGTGAAGGTCAGCGCGAGGATCTGACGTCCGGGAATACCGTGTCCGAGCAGCGAGGCGACCCTTCGCGTGATGACCCGTGTCTTACCTGATCCGGCTCCGGCAAGGACGAGGAGCGGGCCATTGACGTGAGAGACGGCTTCTCGCTGGGGGGCCGTCAAATCGGAGAGCAAATCCATCAGCGATCCGTCCCTGGCAGAGTGACGTCGAGACCGGTACGTCCGTATCGCATCGAAGGGCAGTATACCATTGAGCGGGATCTCCCGCGATCTGATTCCCTTGGGGGGCCCCTGCCTGGTTGCCAGGCTATTGACGATTGCTTGGCAGCGGAATGATGGCCCGATTGGCCAGTCGGGCTTGACTTGGATAAACTCAGGGATCGTACCCGGTTTCAGAGGTCGGAACACTTGCTTTGCTTCGAACAGAGGATCGACCACGCATGAACATTCTGGGGATCGGGACCGACATTATTGAGGTGCCCCGGATTGGCAAGATGATTGAGCAGCATGGTGAGTTGTTTCTGCGCCGCGTTTATACCGAACGCGAGATTCGATACTGCCAGGGACGGAAACATGCGTTCGAGCATTTTGCTGGTCGTTGGGCGGCCAAGGAAGCGATCCTTAAAGCGATCGGGACCGGATGGGTTCGAGGGATCTGCTGGACCGATATGGAGATCCGGCGAGATGGGATGAGCGGGCCGAAGGTCTTGGTGCGCGGGGGAGCCCGTGACGCCGCGATTCAGAGAGGCATCGGAGAGATTCTGATCTCTTTGTCCCACTGTCGGACCTATGCGACAGCCACGGCAATTGCGATGGCCGCGAATTCGAAGCAGGTTTCGCTCGAGGAGCCTCAGGATCCGTAACTCCAAACTCGATTCATACTCCGGAAAGCCCACCGTTTCCCCGTCTTTCATGGGGGAACGGCCAGAAATCAAGGGTTCAGGCGTGAGCCGTTTCGTCAATCAGGATTTGGACTTGCCACGCGTCGTGGTCTTTCGTCGACCTCCGCCTGACGATTTCCGACTGGCCGCTTCCTGAAGCAAGGGAATTGCTTCGTCGAGGGTGATCTCGTCGGGCTTGCGATCTTTCGGGATTGTGGCGTTGACTTTGCCGTGCTTGACGTAAGGACCGTATCGTCCCTCGAAGACGGCAACCTGCTGATTGTCTTCGGGATGTTCACCGAGCACCTTGATCGGTTCGGCACCGCGTTTCTTGGGAGCTTCGGCGATCAGTTTGACGGCACGGTCGAGGTCGATCGTCAACACGTCATCTTCGGGACGGAGGGTCGTGTATTTCCCTTCGTGAAGGACGTAGGGGCCGTAAAGACCACTGCCGGCCTTGACGACCTTGTTGGTCTCCGGATGCTTGCCGAGGTTGCGGGGAAGCGCGAGCAAGCCGGCCGCTCGATCGAGGGAGACCGATTCTGGATCCATCCCTTTCGGAACAGAAACGCGCTTGGGCTTCTTGCCTTCTCCTAGCTGAACGTAGAATCCGTAGGGACCCTTGCGGAGTGTGATGGCTTGTCCCTCGGCATCCTCTCCAAGGTGTTTCGGTTCGACGGCAGTTGACGAGGCCGAGTCTCCATCCGAGGAACCATCCCCTTTGTCTTTGTCCTTGGTCAGTTCTCGGGTAAAGCGGCACTCGGGATAATTCGAACAGCCGACAAACGCGCCGTACTTGCCGACCTTCAACGAAAGCTGGCCGGCGCCGCAAGAGGGGCACTTCCGACGTTCGTCCAACTCGCCCTCTCCTGGGAAAAGGAGTGTGGCGAGGGCCTCATTCAGCTCGGAGATGACATTGGTAATCTCCAGCCCTTTGGCCTTTTCAACATTTGCGGCGAAGTGATCCCAGAAGGCTCTCAGGACCTCTTTCCAATCGACCTGGCCGTCGGAGACGCGGTCGAGTTCGTTCTCAAGGTTTGCGGTGAAGTCGTACTCGACATACCGTTGAAAGAAGTGCGTTAGGAAGGCGGTGACGACTCGGCCGCGAGGTTCGGGAAAGAAGCGTTTGCTTTCAAGCTTGACGTAGTCTCGATCCTGAAGGATCGAGATGATGCTGGCATAGGTCGAAGGCCGGCCAATGCCAAGCTCCTCCATTCGCTTGACGAGGCTGGCCTCGGTAAAGCGGGGAGGCGGTTCGGTAAAGTGCTGAGCCGGCAAGAGTTCGGCCAAGTCGACCACCTCGCCCTCGGTCAATACAGGCAAGGCTCCACCTTCCTCATCCTCGTCTGAGGCGTCGTCGCGGCCCTCACGATAGAGGCGGAGAAAGCCATCGAACTTCATGGTGGTGCCGACAGCTCGAAACGTGGCCGAGCGGTCTTCCGCATCAATCTCGGCGACGACCTGATCGAAAATGGCGGTGGCCATCTGGCTGGCCATCGTCCGTTTCCAGATGAGATCGTAGAGCTTCGCTTCGTCGGCCTCGACGTCCTTGGAGACGGCCGAGGGAAGCAGCGAAAGGTCGGTCGGTCGGATCGCCTCGTGAGCTTCCTGAGCGTTGGCTGCCTTGCTCTTATAGACGCGGGCGGAATCGGGGACGTAATTCTTGCCGAATTGCCCTTCGATTTGCGATCGAATGGCTCTGAGGGCTTCCGGGGCGATCTCCACGCCGTCGGTTCGCATGTAGGTGATGCGTCCGGATTCGTAGAGGCGTTGGGCAACCTGCATGGTTCGCTTGGCGCCAAAGCCTAGTTTTCGAGACGCTTCTTGCTGAAGCGTCGAGGTGGTAAACGGTGGGTTCGGATTTCGACGAACCTGCTTCCGTTCGACCGACCGAACCGCATAGCCCTTGCCCGACAAACCCGCAACGACCCGATCGGCCTCGGCCTGGTTGGGAATGTCGAACTTGTCGAGTTTGTTCCCTTCGAAGTGGGTCAGCCGGGTGAGGAATCGGGATCGGGTTTCGTCTTGTTTTAGGAAGGCAGCACGGACGTCCCAGTATTCCTGGCTGACGAATCGTTCGATCTCATCTTCACGGTCACAGATCAATCGCAGCGCGACCGACTGGACCCGGCCGGCGGATTTGCTTCCCGGCAGCTTTCTCCAAAGAACGGGAGAGAGCGAGAAACCGACGAGGAAGTCAAGTGCTCTGCGAGCCTGCTGAGCGTTGACAAGTGCCATGTCGAGGTCGCGAGGGTGAGCCATCGCGTCGAGCACCGCATCCTTGGTGATCGAGTTGAAGACGACTCGGCGCACCTGAAGATCCTTGCGTAACGCCCGCTTCTGGCGGAGCATTTCGAGGACGTGCCAGGAGATCGCTTCGCCTTCCCGGTCCGGGTCGGTGGCGAGGATGAGGGCATCGGCCTGCTTGACGGCATCGACGATGGCCTTCACGGCCTTCGTGGAGCTAGGCTGGATTTCATAATCCATCGAGAAATCCTCGTCGGGCCGGACGGAACCGTCCTTCGGAGGTAGGTCTCGGATGTGGCCGAACGAGGCGAGCACCTGATACTCGTCTCCCAGGTATTTGTTGATCGTCCGGCACTTCGCAGGCGATTCGACGATGACGACATTCATACGCGGCGATCAACCCCAGGAGCCCCCAGCCTGGCAGGATGGGGGACGAAGACGAAGCAAGACTGTCACGGTGACAAAGAAAGAGCGCAGGCCGATTAGACCCGTTGCGAGCGTTGTTCGACGCAGTCGCGTTGGATCAAAGCCGGTCAGGAGTCCGGAAGTCTCGGCGTTCCTGGAAGGATTCGCCAGGTGAGCCTTCCGCGTTCCGCAACCGTAAAGACAAAGGAGGTGACGGGGAAGTTCCTTGCGACGAAAGCCGTTTGCGGGTGAATCAACCCGCGGGAGTGCAGTTCCGTCGTGATGGTCATCCCTGGTACACTACGTCCTTTCGGGCACGAATGATCGACCCGCATTGCCATTCTGACTTAGCGAGCATTGTCGCGGCTGTCAAGGGGTGATGGACAAGAGGTCAGCAGGGCGGAGCGGGCTGACGCGACCGAGTCGTCGTCGTCGAGGATCCCCGCACCCGATCAGGGGTTGAAGGCCCGATTTGCCGACTGTCATCGAGGACAACGTCATGCCGTTTCAGGTCTTCCGTCGACATCGCAGAAAAATGCTCGCGGCTCTGGCCATTCTGGCCATGTTCGCCTTTGTGCTGGCCGACTCACTTCCGCGACTCTTCAATGATTATGCCCGGCCGACGATGGTCGACCGTGTTGTGGTCGAGATGGGAGGTCGAGAGGTTCGAACCAGCGATCTGGAACAGCTCCGGATCGAGCGCATTCGCGCGAATTACGTCCTGTCTCAACTCGCGTTGAGGCTAGGGGGAATGCCGTTGGTCCCCTATTTCAATCCTCCGCCGTTCGGTCCGACGGACGACGCCGCGATGGTCGATGCGATGTTGCTGGAACGCAAGGCCGACGCCATGGGCATCCCACGTACCCCAGATCTGGCTCGCAACTGGATTTTCGAACAAGCTCGAATGCAGCATGAGCTGTATCGCAATCTTCAGCCAACTCTACCGGCGTTCGATCCAATTGATCTGGCCGAGCAACTGCAGATCATTTTCAACCAGGCTTTCGGCAGAGAAATGACCGAAGAAAGCTTCCTGGCAGAGGTCTCGGATCAGGTTCGCATTCTACAGACGTTGGAACTTCTTTCTCAGTCAATGGATACGCCGCTGGATGCCTTTGACGTCTACCGTGATCGCCTAGTCGAGATCGAGTCCCGCTATGTCTCCTTCCCTGTCAATGATTTCCTGGACAAGGTTGGAAGTCCGGATGAACAGACGCTTCGTGACTTTTTTGAGGAATACAAAGACCGCTTGCCAGATCCAACAACCGGGAGGGTCGGTTTCAAGATTCCTCGGCGCGTGAAGGTGGAGTACCTGACGCTGGGACTCAACGCGATTGATCTGCTTCGAGAGCAGATTCGAGGAGAGCCGTTGGAGCAGGAAATTCGGGATGCGGAAGGTTTCGAGGAGGATGTCCTCGAACAGTATCGCACCGAGGTTCAAGAGCGGGAAGCAGCCCGCTTTGCCCAGGCACTTCCGGTGAACCCCTTCGCCGCTCCAGAAGACGGGGAAGGCGTTGAGCTCTCATACCCAGTGGAGTACGAACGCGAATACCTCGCCGGAGTGATTGATCAGCGTGTTCAGGAGCGGTTGCGTGATCGGCTTGAGGATCTGTTCGAGCCGGTGAAGGAGTCGATGAGTGTCTTCAGCGACGACATCGGCGGAGACTTCGACTCGATTCAGACCGGCCTGGAATCAAGTGTGGATCGAGAACGCCTGCCGAACCTTGAGGAAGTCTTCCGTGGTTCCGATTCGGCTCAGTCTCTGATCGAGGTCCTTGGGAATGCTGACCGGAGCGATGAAGCCATCTCCTTTGTCCGGATCGGTCTCACCCGGGCACTGGCGGATCCTGTGACCTTCGAGGAATTGATCGATCCGCAGGGCATTCCCGAGTTCTGGAAAGACTACCTTGCGCTGGCTCGACTGGAGTGGGCCAATGCCCCGTATCGCCTGTTGCGTAACGTCCAGCATCTGACCCGCACGGTCGAGGGAATTGAGCGGCCTGACTCGACAACTCCCACTCAGTTCGGGGCGTTTGCGGACGTGATGTTCGAGGAAAACAGCCCTCTGTTCGATCCTCGCGAGTTCACGGATCCGGAAGGACGGCGGTATCTGGTTTGGAAGACGCTCGATTTGCCCGAAACGAGTCGCACCTTTGAACAGATGCCCGAAGGTCTGGTCGAGTCGCTCTGGCGTCGGACCGAAGCCCGAACGCTTGCCACGGAAGCGGCTGAAGCGCTGGCCAGTCGGATTCGAAAGGAAACCGACGAAGGGGGAATTCCCTCCGACACGCTCGATCGGATTGCGACCGAGGAAGGGTTGGTCACGCGATCCACCGGCCCTCGACGTCGGATAGAATCGAACAACGCGTTTTCCCCGATTGATCCGAGCGAGGAACTTCGGGATGCCATGTTCGGGCTTGGTGACTCTGGGGAGAATGGGGTGGCAGTTGCGTCGGATCGGAGAGGTGACTCTGTCTTGGTCCTGGCCTTCTATGGTCGGGCTGATAGCAGTGTGGGCAGAGACGTTCTGGCAACGTCGGGGATTGATTTCCAGAACGTGCTCTCCAACCTTCCGTTCTTCATGCAATCCGATGTCGATCGGGCGACCGAGATGAACCGCGTCGAATCGGTGATCGATTACCTCCGAAAAGAGGCGGGGATTGATCCGAACTGGACCCCAGAAACTCCTGGCCGGGGTTAAGGCGGGGGTCTTTTCCTGCATCCGATTGCCTGGAACAAGAGCGGGAGAGGTTCCCGATTCGTGTTCTCAGGAGTCTTTCAAGGTGAGCGGCGAGAAAACCACGAATCGGACGGACCAGAGGGATTGAGGAAGAGTTCACTCTGATGTCGATTCGGGAAAGGGCAGGGGAGGGCCACTGATCCTGCCTGGTTGAGTCTCCAGATATCGGCACTGATCTGGGCACCAAAGCAGGCCGCCACTTGATCATTCAGTCTTGCTTCAAGACGCACGCCACGATTTCCATGTTCTGGAGGTCGTGGCGTGTGGTCGTATCGCGAAGAAGCCGATTCGTTTCTCACCACGAATGAACAACTGATCGTGAGCAACATTTCTGGAATCGAAATTGGATCGAGCTTCACCTGCCCTGGGCAGCTCATCCAGCCTTCAAGTCAGACATCTCTGGGTTGAGGTGACGTCAGGAGGCCGCGGGTTGGGATTGCGGCTGCATTCGGGAGAGCCGGAGTTTGCCGTCGTGATGGGCGGTGGCCAGATGGAGACCATCGGGGTGAAGATCCAGGGAGCGGGCCGTGTTTGGGAGGGAGAAGCGGTGGAATTCCTCGTCGGGCTGATCGGGGCGGTAGAACAGCAGATGCCCGCCACCAGAGCCGCCAACGGCGACGACGAGAAATCCATCGGGATGGCACCGGATGCCCCAGGCGACCCCTTTCAGCCCACCCTGAGCCTTGAGCAAGGCAATCTGTTCACCTCGGAGCCAGTCGAAGAAAACAACTGCAGGATCGTTGACTGCGCCGAGCGGATTGGTCGCGTTTAGAAGACCGGCACACGCGAGCCGGTCGCCGGAGGGGCTGAAGGCCAGGTCACGGACCCCGCCATAGTCCACCTGCTGACCACCGTTGTACGAGTAAAGCGACGAGGCATCGAGCCGATGTTGCATCAGACCGGAGGACACCTCCCAGACGACGATCCGTCCCTCCAGGTCGGCCGAGACCAGTGACTCGCCGTCGGGGTGGAAGCCGACCGCATAAACCGGCTTGTCGTGGGCGCCTTGAAGGTCGTGCAGAAGCAATCCATCATCAATAGACCATATCTTGACGCGCCGATCGTTCCCGCACGAGGCCGCGAGAGTTCCATCGAGACTGACGGTCACTCCGCGAACCCAACCGGCGTGGGCTTCGATCTTTCGAGTGGGTGTCGGTTCCCCCTCGGTGGCTGCGGACCACCAGATCAGGCAACCATCGCCACCGGCGCTCAGAAGAGTGCAGCCATCAGGGGTGAAGGCGAGGTCGAAGACCCAACTCTCATGTGCAACGAAGGGGATCGCTGGGGGCTCCTGGGCGAGCAGATCCCAGCGGCGGACGGTGAGGTCTTCCGAACCGGCGAAGACGAACCGTCCCGTTGGATCGAAGGCACAACAAATGAGTGGCCGATCGTGGGTCAGTTCCCTCGCTAGGTGAGTCTGGGTCGGGTCGGCTCCGTCGGCCTTACAGGGCTGCGGGGTTGTGACCGGATCCTGTTCTGCATCGAGGACTGCAGGTTGCTTTTCAGGGCGGCGAGTCATGCCAGCAGGTCCTCGATTGCGTGAGAGGACGGATCGGCAATCTGGAAGTCACGGCCATTGACCGAAAACTCGTCGATCAGCGGGTCAATCCCGACAGCCCGGAGGTAGGTATGGAACAGGTCATGCCCGCCGACCTGGCCGTCGGTGACCTCAGTGCCGTCAGCGTTGGTCTCACCAACGACAACCCCGCGCTGGATACCTGCACCGGCCAGAGCAACCGACCAGGCCTTGCTCCAGTGGTCTCGGCCGTAATACTGGTTGATCCGAGGGGTTCGGCCGAACTCGGACATCACGACGACGAGGGTCCGATCAAGCATCCCCCGATCAGCCAGATCGCCAAGTAACGCAGCGAACGAGATGTCGAACTCGCCGACTTGTTCCAGATGGAAGTCGAAGTTCTCGTTGTGTGTGTCGTAGTTTGAGTGGGTGACCTTCACGAACGTCGCGCCGGCATCGAGCAGGCGGCGAGCGAGCAGGCAATGCCGGCCGAAGTCGTGAGATCCGTAACGTTCCTGATCGCGCTGCGGTTCCCGGGAGACGTCGAACAGATCTCGGCGTTCCATCAGCTGAAGCGCCTGTTCATACGAGTTCGTATAGGCCTCGGTCTCGGCGGTCCGGCGCCGCAGGGCAAAGCGGTGGTCGAGTTGCATTCGCAGGGTGTGGCGGGCCTGATCCTCGGCGTCGGCGAGCGCTCCCGGGCGCTCGGTATGGGCCGGGGCCTGGCCGTTCCCAAGAACCAGAGCTCCATACTTGGGACCGAGGAAGGCAGCGTCCTTCCCACTCAGGCCACCTCCGCCCGGGGTGATATGAATGTAACCGGGCAGCGGGTCCTTCTCCGGCGCGAGGAACCGGGCAGCGAGCGATCCGAGGTGGGGGTGCTCCTGGCCCGGAATCTCGCGGCGGCCGGTGTGCATCAGGTAGCTCCCCTTGCCGTGGTCATCCTCTGCGGTGTTCAGACCGCGGAGTAACGCCAGGTGATGCATCAAGGGGGCGGTCCGGGGCAGGAGTTCCGAGATGCGGACCCCCGGCACCGAGGTCTCGATCGCCCGAAACGGTCCCCCTGTGGTGGTCCCCGGTTTCGGGTCCCAGGTTTCGAGCTGGCTCGAACCGCCGGCGAGGAAGATGACGAGAATCTGTCGACCGGAGGACTGGAGGTCGCTGGCGAGGGTGGTCATCGGCCGACCGGCAAACCCGGCCACCGTACCAAGTCCTGCGGCGGTGACCCCGCCGAGGAAGGCCCTGCGAGAAACGGCGTGCTCGACCGACCGACATGAGTAAGGGCACCACATGCGAGGAACTCCGTGATTAGGGGAATCGCAGCCCGGATCGGATCGAACAGTCCTCATCGTTGCGACGCTTCGGACAACCGGTGTCCGGAAAAGTGCTCGGGAGGCTCAGTGGTTGAAGCGAAATTCGGCCGAGGTGATCAACGCCCAGGCAAGGTCTCGGATCGCGGCCGATCGACCCTCGGCCCCGCGTGCATTGAGCAATCCGACGACCTCGGCCCGCTCCTCCGCCGAGGGCCGACGACTCAGGAGACTGAGGTAGAGTCGCTCGGCAAGTACATCCAGTTCGTCGATCGCCTGTAATTGAGCTGTCAAGTTGCTGCCGGAGGGCTGGACCCAGTTCTGGACTGGTCCGCCGTTACTGAGGAACAGGGCCTGGTGGACGTTCGCCTCGACCGCTTCGTCGGGCTGACCCTCGGTGGCCCCGAAGTAGCGCACGAAGGCGGTGACGTTGCCGGCGAGCTTTGCGTGGATCTCCTGTTCGACAATCCAGGGATGCCGCAGCAGGCGTTCAGGATCGTCGCGACAGACCTCGCAAAGAAACCCTTCGGCATGATCAAGTTGGGCCTCAACGGCCCGTTCCTGGGCCTCGACCACGCCCAATCCGCTCATCAGGCTCCATGCCAGTTGCTCAGGAGAAAGCGGTGCAATCGAGGCCACGGCGAAGCGGCTCGGATCGCTGGCTGCCTCGTCGTCACTGGGGGGCGGTTCACTGGAGCGCTGGTAGGTTCGGGTCAGGGCCAGCTCGCGAAGGAATGCCTTGATGTCATAATCCATCGCTTGAAACTCCGCCGTCAGCAGGTCGAGCAGTTCGGGATGCGACGGCGGGTTGTCACTGTGGTCGAGGTCGAGCGGGTGGTAGATTCCTCGCTTCATCAAGAGCGCCCAAAGGCGGTTCACAGCATTGCGGGCGAAGGGTGTAACCTCGTCAGAGGCCAACGCCGGGGCGAGTTGCTCGAATCGGCTGAACGTCGGAACAGAGCGTACATCCTTTTCAGGGGCGACCACGTAACGCTCCGCTTCGGGCAATTCCGGCTCGGCGATCAGGGTGCCGTCGAGGACACGAGGCCCGGTCGTGTGGGTGACGCTTTTCCGGAAG
It contains:
- a CDS encoding ATP-dependent helicase, translated to MDLLSDLTAPQREAVSHVNGPLLVLAGAGSGKTRVITRRVASLLGHGIPGRQILALTFTNKAATEMRERITALAPNHGVWVGTFHALCAHLLREFGPKIGLDRGFTIYDQPDRLRVLKSVMEQLDLLDAGVAPEKVEAAISRAKNDMLDPETYLARRGDGSDHVSAVVGRVFKGYQKRLLESSAVDFDDLLTHVVSLLRQDQDLRARLDDRYRYILVDEYQDTNLAQYAIVRALSVDTPNLCVTGDPDQSIYGWRGANLNNILEFEHDYRGCKVIRLEHNYRSTKNILRVADHVIHHNRRRKAKVLTTENPDGDPVELTTFANETEEAQAVASTVADLARNGGYSFGEIAVFVRVTALTRGLESAFRSLAIPYQVVGGVSFYERLEVKDVLAYLSLLNNPKDDVAFLRAINAPPRGLGKVSLDRLQGHAREHGIPLSAAVREAASIAGLTPKARSGLRDFVLLMDELAALSDHSSAEELTRKLMNLSGYRDYWANQPKGDGEDRVANLDELVSAARQFDLEHPESTVLDFLADVTLSSAVDRWKDEGGAVTLMTLHASKGLEFPVVFIVGMEQGLLPHSRASDNDAELEEERRLFFVGITRAQHELRLSHCRVREFRGQRSVAIPSQFLMELPEGPIRYRDLSGGDGEMPFSSRRVSRTSSPPEPRPVSASSGERVRFTTAAALANPSGASARSDTASTIDLSAFRPGILVLHPEYGLGKIVSIDGAGPNRKGRVAFTVGGERTFVLARSPLRPVKRS
- the acpS gene encoding holo-ACP synthase, giving the protein MNILGIGTDIIEVPRIGKMIEQHGELFLRRVYTEREIRYCQGRKHAFEHFAGRWAAKEAILKAIGTGWVRGICWTDMEIRRDGMSGPKVLVRGGARDAAIQRGIGEILISLSHCRTYATATAIAMAANSKQVSLEEPQDP
- the topA gene encoding type I DNA topoisomerase, whose translation is MNVVIVESPAKCRTINKYLGDEYQVLASFGHIRDLPPKDGSVRPDEDFSMDYEIQPSSTKAVKAIVDAVKQADALILATDPDREGEAISWHVLEMLRQKRALRKDLQVRRVVFNSITKDAVLDAMAHPRDLDMALVNAQQARRALDFLVGFSLSPVLWRKLPGSKSAGRVQSVALRLICDREDEIERFVSQEYWDVRAAFLKQDETRSRFLTRLTHFEGNKLDKFDIPNQAEADRVVAGLSGKGYAVRSVERKQVRRNPNPPFTTSTLQQEASRKLGFGAKRTMQVAQRLYESGRITYMRTDGVEIAPEALRAIRSQIEGQFGKNYVPDSARVYKSKAANAQEAHEAIRPTDLSLLPSAVSKDVEADEAKLYDLIWKRTMASQMATAIFDQVVAEIDAEDRSATFRAVGTTMKFDGFLRLYREGRDDASDEDEEGGALPVLTEGEVVDLAELLPAQHFTEPPPRFTEASLVKRMEELGIGRPSTYASIISILQDRDYVKLESKRFFPEPRGRVVTAFLTHFFQRYVEYDFTANLENELDRVSDGQVDWKEVLRAFWDHFAANVEKAKGLEITNVISELNEALATLLFPGEGELDERRKCPSCGAGQLSLKVGKYGAFVGCSNYPECRFTRELTKDKDKGDGSSDGDSASSTAVEPKHLGEDAEGQAITLRKGPYGFYVQLGEGKKPKRVSVPKGMDPESVSLDRAAGLLALPRNLGKHPETNKVVKAGSGLYGPYVLHEGKYTTLRPEDDVLTIDLDRAVKLIAEAPKKRGAEPIKVLGEHPEDNQQVAVFEGRYGPYVKHGKVNATIPKDRKPDEITLDEAIPLLQEAASRKSSGGGRRKTTTRGKSKS
- a CDS encoding WD40 repeat domain-containing protein; the encoded protein is MTRRPEKQPAVLDAEQDPVTTPQPCKADGADPTQTHLARELTHDRPLICCAFDPTGRFVFAGSEDLTVRRWDLLAQEPPAIPFVAHESWVFDLAFTPDGCTLLSAGGDGCLIWWSAATEGEPTPTRKIEAHAGWVRGVTVSLDGTLAASCGNDRRVKIWSIDDGLLLHDLQGAHDKPVYAVGFHPDGESLVSADLEGRIVVWEVSSGLMQHRLDASSLYSYNGGQQVDYGGVRDLAFSPSGDRLACAGLLNATNPLGAVNDPAVVFFDWLRGEQIALLKAQGGLKGVAWGIRCHPDGFLVVAVGGSGGGHLLFYRPDQPDEEFHRFSLPNTARSLDLHPDGLHLATAHHDGKLRLSRMQPQSQPAAS
- a CDS encoding DUF1501 domain-containing protein, which gives rise to MWCPYSCRSVEHAVSRRAFLGGVTAAGLGTVAGFAGRPMTTLASDLQSSGRQILVIFLAGGSSQLETWDPKPGTTTGGPFRAIETSVPGVRISELLPRTAPLMHHLALLRGLNTAEDDHGKGSYLMHTGRREIPGQEHPHLGSLAARFLAPEKDPLPGYIHITPGGGGLSGKDAAFLGPKYGALVLGNGQAPAHTERPGALADAEDQARHTLRMQLDHRFALRRRTAETEAYTNSYEQALQLMERRDLFDVSREPQRDQERYGSHDFGRHCLLARRLLDAGATFVKVTHSNYDTHNENFDFHLEQVGEFDISFAALLGDLADRGMLDRTLVVVMSEFGRTPRINQYYGRDHWSKAWSVALAGAGIQRGVVVGETNADGTEVTDGQVGGHDLFHTYLRAVGIDPLIDEFSVNGRDFQIADPSSHAIEDLLA
- a CDS encoding DUF1549 domain-containing protein; the encoded protein is MRNRTLGVLDVPIALILILLAGQLTQAEEPRLPLHERIDRLVEAASDGPRASLATDGEFLRRVVLDLAGTIPSAEQARTFLDDPSPYKRQRLIDELLASPGYARRMQYVFDTTLMERRRDQHVPRADWEAFLHRAFAENRPYDQLVLEILAADGSESSKERAPAKFVLDRGADPDLVTRDLGRIFLGRDLQCAQCHDHPLIEDYLQSHYFGIRAFLDRTSLFTEPESGRVMLAEKAEGETTFQSVFRKSVTHTTGPRVLDGTLIAEPELPEAERYVVAPEKDVRSVPTFSRFEQLAPALASDEVTPFARNAVNRLWALLMKRGIYHPLDLDHSDNPPSHPELLDLLTAEFQAMDYDIKAFLRELALTRTYQRSSEPPPSDDEAASDPSRFAVASIAPLSPEQLAWSLMSGLGVVEAQERAVEAQLDHAEGFLCEVCRDDPERLLRHPWIVEQEIHAKLAGNVTAFVRYFGATEGQPDEAVEANVHQALFLSNGGPVQNWVQPSGSNLTAQLQAIDELDVLAERLYLSLLSRRPSAEERAEVVGLLNARGAEGRSAAIRDLAWALITSAEFRFNH